From Lewinellaceae bacterium:
CTGGTGTTTTGCAGCGGGGCCGGCATTTTTGCCCTGGCGCCCAGGCCGCCAAAGATGATCTGTGCCGCCACGCTGGGCGCATACTCCAGCCGGTTGGGGGCAACGATCAGCCTTTGGGATTCCATCAGGCCCGGCGCCATGCGGAATACGGTTCCGTCGCCGTGGATGACGACAATGGCGCGCTCATATCGCCCGATAGCTTCCAGCAGGTTTGCCTGTTGGTAGGAGGGCGGCAGTTGCCCGCCGATGGAATAATCCATCACCTCCACGATGAGCAGGTTGTATTCTTTTCCCAGTTCCTGCAACCAGGCTTCGGCCTCCGCCTCGCTGCTCGCAAAGGGCAATTCGAGCCGGGCAACCGGCATATACCGTTGAAGCGTGGGGTAGAAACTGTCGGATAGCGGGCGGCCAACGCCCAGGTAGGCGATGCGCAAGGTATCCAGCCTTCGCAGGGGAATGAGCTGGCCTTCGTTGCGCAACAACGTTACGGCCTGTTCCGCCTGCCGGAAGGCCGCCGTGCCGTCGCCCGGCTGCTCCGGCTGGGAAAGGGCCGGGTTGGCGCCCGCCAGCAAAAAGGCGAGCAGTAGAAAAAGGCTTGCACTTATATCTGGCCTTGTTTTCTCATTTGCAAACATATATCGTATATTTTCGTGTTCTGGGAAAACAAATATCCGAAAATCATTCCACCTATGCGCCTGAAGCTGCTATTCATCTTATTACTGCTGGGCTTTGCCCTTCACGCTCAGAAAGGTAGCGATAAAAAGCTGAACGGCCTGAGCCAGCTCTTTAGCAGCTCAGAAGTATTTCCCCGCATCTTTTCGGGCTTTGCCCTTTTCGATCCGGAAAGCCAAAGCATGGTCTTTGAAAAAGACGCGGACAAATATTACACTCCCGCTTCCAATACCAAAATCCTTACCTTTTATACCGCCCTGAAAGTGTTGGAAGATTCCATCCCCGCCCTGCGCTACATCGAAAAGGGCGACTCGCTCATCTTTTGGGGGACGGGCAACCCTCTGTTCCTGCATCCGGCCTTGCCACAGGACAGCAGCCTGCTGAAATGGCTGCGCGACACAAGCCGGCAGTTGTTCTTCTCCGCCCACAACTTCCGGGAAGAGCGCTTCGGCCCCGGCTGGGCCTGGGATGACTACAACGATTATTACCAGGCGGAACGGTCGGCCTTTCCCATTTACGGCAACACGGCCTTTTTCGAGCGCGACAGCCTGGCGGAGGGCTTTGTAGCTCACCCTCGCTACTTCCAGAACCACATTGCCTTCAATCCCCGGCTGGACAACCACCGCCCCCTCATCCGGCGGAGGGAGCACGCCAATGTTTTCGAATACAACAGCCGCGCCCTCACCGGCCTCCCTTTTGCCCGCGAAGTGCCCTTTGTAACTACCCCGGAGGTGATCGCCACCCTGCTGGCCGATACGTTAGGGCGGCCCGTGCAATTGATCGATCTGATGAACGTGGTTCCGAAAGAGGCCAAAACCCTTTACTCGCCCATCCCCGACACCCTTTACCGCCGCCTGATGCAGGACAGCGACAACTTCATCGCCGAACAACTGCTGCTGGCCTGCTCCGAAAAGGTGAGCGGTAGCCTGGACGGCCAGGAGGCCATCCGCTACGCCATTGATAGCCTTTTCCGGAACGTCCCCGATACCCTCGTCTGGCGCGACGGCTCAGGGTTGTCGCGGTACAACCTGTTCGCCCCGCGCTCCATAGTGGGCATCCTGGAGCTGATCTACCGGGAGTTGCCGCAGGAGCGCCTCTTCAGCATCTTCCCCGCCGGCGGCGTATCGGGCACCATCCGGGATTTGTATGCCGATACGCAGCCCTATGTTTACGCCAAAACGGGAACCCTCAGCAACCGCCACTGCCTGAGCGGTTACCTGCTGGCCCAAAGCGGCAAGGTGTACATCTTCAGTTTTATGAACAATAATTATCTGGGGAGCAGCACGCCGGTGAAGAAGGAAATGGAGAAGGTTTTGCGTTATATTAGGGATAATTTTTAAAAAAGTACAACGAGATGTGGAAACGGGCAAGTGTGAGATCATTGACTAAAGACATCTCCTTACTGCTGTGTTTATCCTTCATTGCCGTCAGCAGGAGCGCCGGCCAGCAAGGCGCCGAATCCGTGTTGCTGCTGCCCCAACTTCTGTCTTGTGATAAAAAACCGGTAATCGGCCCGGTGCATTCCATTACCGAAAAGCAACCTGACCCGCTCCATGAGAAGAAGATGCTTACCGTCGCTTACATGGAGTTTAATGAACAGGGGCGAATACAAATGATGGAATACAAGCGTCATGGCGTCCGCACGCATTACAACTATCTGCCTGATGGCCAGCTGCATAGCACGGTTAGTTATTTCAAAGGGGCGCCCCTGGATTCGGTTGTCTATGCATATCGCGATGACGGAAAGGTACGCGCCACTTTACACTACGGCCCGGATGGGGTGACGC
This genomic window contains:
- a CDS encoding D-alanyl-D-alanine carboxypeptidase, with the translated sequence MRLKLLFILLLLGFALHAQKGSDKKLNGLSQLFSSSEVFPRIFSGFALFDPESQSMVFEKDADKYYTPASNTKILTFYTALKVLEDSIPALRYIEKGDSLIFWGTGNPLFLHPALPQDSSLLKWLRDTSRQLFFSAHNFREERFGPGWAWDDYNDYYQAERSAFPIYGNTAFFERDSLAEGFVAHPRYFQNHIAFNPRLDNHRPLIRRREHANVFEYNSRALTGLPFAREVPFVTTPEVIATLLADTLGRPVQLIDLMNVVPKEAKTLYSPIPDTLYRRLMQDSDNFIAEQLLLACSEKVSGSLDGQEAIRYAIDSLFRNVPDTLVWRDGSGLSRYNLFAPRSIVGILELIYRELPQERLFSIFPAGGVSGTIRDLYADTQPYVYAKTGTLSNRHCLSGYLLAQSGKVYIFSFMNNNYLGSSTPVKKEMEKVLRYIRDNF